A section of the Spirosoma pollinicola genome encodes:
- a CDS encoding SusC/RagA family TonB-linked outer membrane protein: MLKHLLCCFLLVITAAGPLWAQNRQITGTLRDEQGQAISGANVVIKGTTRGTTTDAVGEFKLSVPNEATTLTVSSVGYTGKDVAVSSSQSQLSVTLVSDDRVLGEVVVTALGIKREAKALSYATQTIKPAQINEVRDGNVLNTLQGKIAGAYITQGSGGPGTGSRIVLRGNRSIQGTNNALMVVDGVPINNSTFGQATSDFGSVANSDGASNINPDDIENVTVLRGASAAALYGSQAANGVILITTKRGKAGRVSVDVNSGVSIDKPFALPMVQNQFGQGIGGKLDPAVGASWGAAMTGQSYTNYLGNADTYTAQPNNIRDFFRTAVSFNNSIGITGGSEKSQTYLSYTNNALQGTVPGNDLMRHTINLRLSNQISSKFSTDAKITYINQSVVNKPRTGEENAPVIDLYQIPRNVGIATAQNYQAPNAFGLPTPTAWPSTLSSIYQNPYWVTNQTAINQYRDRVIGFILAKYQLTDFLSIQGRANLDKYFDKNEESYGQGTILWANQAGGKFARNNIVNTQSWYDLLIEGKNKLSSDLTIDYQAGAIIQDTRFQSTNATADGLNVPNRYNLNFGTNQTLGDDYSRVQTQSLFGQASLAWRDAIFINASLRNDWSSTLPKPYSFQYPSVGASVVLSDLLKLSGPLSFLKINGSFAQVGNGASPYLLQTNYSYSQGAGSGFISRDGTQAIGNLKPEITKSLEFGVDARFFSNRIGATVTAYKTNSINQLLKLGLAPASGFSDQYINAGDIRNMGLEVVINGTAIKTDRLTWDLTLNMGLNRNKIVSLSPDIKTAFLSGGYGRSASPIVQEGGAYGDIVSYRWAKDANGQYMIGSQSNSTTVSEASVVSTGLPVATKEQEFIGNFNPKMLLGFTNTFTFKGFSLRFLVDARLGGIAVSGTEMNLAFSGIPEVTALNRAGGWVLPGVTAGVAGADGVTMIGAGKTNSQAITAEQFWQTVSGKRYGWGEFFAYDATNVRLREISIGYGIPVPSNSFIKSARLSFVARNLFWIYRGSSLLDIPGIGKRKMWFDPDVNISNGNFQGVEYGTLPSNRSLGLNLKLSF; the protein is encoded by the coding sequence ATGCTTAAACACTTACTTTGCTGTTTTTTGCTGGTAATTACTGCAGCCGGACCACTCTGGGCGCAAAACCGACAAATAACGGGTACTCTGCGCGATGAGCAGGGCCAGGCCATATCCGGAGCAAACGTGGTTATCAAAGGAACCACACGGGGCACTACTACCGATGCCGTAGGGGAATTTAAACTGTCGGTACCAAATGAAGCAACTACACTAACGGTGTCATCCGTAGGGTATACCGGAAAGGATGTAGCTGTTTCATCGAGCCAAAGCCAGCTTAGCGTAACGCTGGTAAGCGATGATCGGGTGCTGGGCGAAGTGGTCGTAACGGCCCTGGGAATCAAGCGGGAAGCCAAAGCATTGAGCTATGCTACCCAGACGATCAAACCCGCCCAGATCAATGAAGTTCGCGACGGTAATGTGCTGAATACCCTACAGGGTAAAATTGCGGGTGCGTATATCACCCAGGGTTCGGGCGGGCCGGGTACGGGTTCGCGTATTGTCTTGCGCGGTAACCGCTCCATTCAGGGTACGAACAATGCCCTGATGGTGGTTGATGGCGTTCCGATCAACAATAGCACGTTTGGACAGGCTACCAGCGACTTCGGCAGCGTGGCCAACTCGGATGGTGCGTCGAACATTAACCCCGACGATATTGAAAACGTAACGGTTCTGCGTGGGGCATCGGCTGCCGCGCTCTACGGTAGTCAGGCTGCCAACGGTGTTATTCTGATTACGACCAAGCGGGGTAAAGCAGGCCGGGTGTCGGTCGATGTGAACTCCGGCGTTTCTATCGACAAACCCTTTGCACTGCCAATGGTGCAGAACCAGTTCGGACAGGGCATTGGCGGTAAACTGGACCCTGCCGTTGGTGCGAGCTGGGGCGCAGCCATGACGGGCCAGTCGTATACCAACTATCTTGGTAACGCCGATACGTACACGGCACAGCCCAACAACATTCGTGACTTCTTCCGTACGGCTGTGAGTTTTAACAACTCTATCGGTATTACGGGTGGTTCAGAAAAATCGCAGACGTATTTGTCGTACACCAACAACGCGTTGCAGGGAACGGTGCCAGGTAATGATCTGATGCGCCATACCATCAACCTGCGGTTGTCGAACCAGATCAGCTCGAAGTTTTCGACCGATGCGAAAATCACGTACATCAATCAGTCGGTGGTGAACAAACCCCGGACGGGTGAGGAAAACGCGCCTGTGATTGACCTATACCAGATTCCCCGTAACGTTGGTATCGCTACGGCACAGAACTACCAGGCTCCCAATGCGTTTGGCCTGCCAACGCCAACCGCCTGGCCGTCAACGCTGTCGTCGATCTACCAAAATCCTTACTGGGTGACCAATCAAACGGCCATCAATCAATACCGCGACCGGGTGATCGGGTTTATCCTGGCGAAGTACCAGCTAACCGACTTCCTGAGCATTCAGGGACGGGCCAACCTCGACAAGTATTTCGATAAAAACGAAGAAAGCTACGGACAGGGCACGATTTTGTGGGCCAACCAAGCGGGGGGTAAATTCGCCCGGAATAACATTGTGAATACCCAAAGCTGGTATGACCTGTTGATCGAGGGTAAAAATAAACTTAGTTCAGACCTCACCATCGACTATCAGGCCGGGGCTATTATTCAGGATACCCGCTTTCAATCGACCAATGCCACGGCAGACGGTCTGAACGTACCGAACCGGTATAACCTGAACTTTGGTACCAACCAGACGCTCGGCGATGATTATTCACGTGTGCAAACACAATCGTTGTTCGGGCAGGCGTCGCTGGCTTGGCGGGATGCTATTTTCATCAATGCCAGTTTGCGCAATGACTGGTCCTCGACCTTACCAAAGCCTTACTCGTTCCAGTACCCATCGGTTGGTGCATCGGTTGTGTTATCTGATCTGCTGAAACTTTCGGGGCCCCTGTCGTTCCTGAAAATCAATGGCTCCTTTGCGCAGGTAGGTAACGGAGCGTCGCCGTATCTGCTGCAGACAAACTACTCCTACAGCCAGGGTGCCGGTTCCGGATTCATTAGCCGGGATGGTACACAGGCCATTGGTAACCTGAAACCTGAGATCACGAAAAGTCTGGAATTTGGTGTCGATGCCCGCTTCTTCAGCAACCGCATTGGCGCTACGGTTACCGCCTATAAAACCAACTCGATCAACCAGTTGCTGAAACTTGGGCTGGCACCTGCTTCAGGATTCAGCGACCAGTACATCAACGCGGGCGATATCCGGAACATGGGTCTTGAAGTAGTTATTAACGGAACGGCTATCAAAACCGATCGGTTGACCTGGGATCTGACGCTGAACATGGGCCTGAACCGGAACAAAATCGTGAGCCTTTCGCCCGATATAAAAACGGCTTTCCTTTCCGGCGGCTATGGCCGGTCGGCATCGCCGATTGTGCAGGAGGGTGGCGCTTATGGTGATATCGTATCCTATCGCTGGGCGAAAGATGCCAATGGTCAATACATGATTGGTTCTCAATCAAACAGTACGACCGTTTCGGAGGCATCGGTTGTGTCCACAGGCTTGCCTGTGGCTACGAAAGAGCAGGAGTTTATTGGGAACTTCAACCCAAAAATGCTTCTGGGCTTTACAAACACATTTACGTTCAAGGGCTTCTCGCTTCGCTTCCTAGTCGATGCCCGTTTAGGCGGTATAGCCGTTTCGGGTACGGAAATGAACCTGGCGTTCAGCGGTATTCCGGAAGTAACGGCACTGAACCGGGCCGGTGGCTGGGTATTGCCGGGTGTTACGGCTGGCGTTGCCGGTGCCGATGGCGTTACCATGATTGGTGCGGGTAAAACGAATTCGCAGGCGATTACGGCCGAGCAATTCTGGCAGACGGTATCGGGCAAACGCTACGGATGGGGTGAATTTTTTGCCTACGATGCTACCAACGTTCGCCTTCGGGAGATTTCGATCGGCTACGGCATTCCGGTACCTTCGAATTCCTTCATCAAGTCGGCTCGTTTGTCGTTCGTGGCGCGTAACTTATTCTGGATTTATCGCGGTAGTTCCCTACTGGATATTCCCGGTATTGGCAAACGCAAGATGTGGTTTGATCCTGACGTTAACATTAGTAACGGTAACTTCCAGGGCGTTGAATACGGTACCCTGCCATCGAACCGGAGCCTCGGTCTGAACCTGAAACTTTCTTTTTAA
- a CDS encoding SusD/RagB family nutrient-binding outer membrane lipoprotein has translation MTSYKTILRQTVVAACLSAPLFWAVGCTKNFDEINTNQTKITIIGAGEIPYLFSKAQSAATLPGGNYQVGQNLFSDQYAQYFACVATYFPSDRFVIRMDWLGGPWTSLYTQVVPQLKTIMSSTDANSAEYALASIWWVYSFHRWTDYVGPIPYFKAGDPATSVPYDAQDKIYDDFFKRLAAATTVLKAKTTEKPFGAFDLVYGGDANKWIKFANTLRLRLALRISKVDPARAKTEAEAAVAGGVLTTSPDDDALVQRSTKGGDNNGLAIMSDWNEFRMSAAMESVLKGYEDPRLPTYFMPAVKTNTYEGLRNGLGTTQLTETVNTADYNSHVGARWTSTGLGTAQNVMATAESYFLRAEGALNGWAMGGTAKDFYNKGIAMSMAQWGVSDAAAVTAYQNSAKTPVAPNDFLKSAPLSNIPVAWGGTEAIQREQIGTQKWLAIFPDGFEGWAEYRRTRFPKLYPVVSSDNPDIPAGGVLRRIPILLVEQQTNAVEAKKGAALLGGPDKVTTPLWWDKN, from the coding sequence ATGACATCCTATAAAACGATATTACGGCAGACAGTTGTGGCGGCCTGCCTTTCGGCCCCTTTGTTCTGGGCTGTTGGTTGTACCAAGAATTTCGACGAGATAAACACCAACCAAACCAAGATCACCATTATCGGTGCTGGCGAAATTCCGTATCTTTTCTCGAAAGCGCAATCGGCAGCCACGCTCCCCGGTGGCAATTATCAGGTTGGTCAGAACCTCTTTTCTGACCAGTATGCCCAGTATTTCGCCTGCGTCGCTACGTATTTCCCATCCGATCGGTTCGTAATTCGGATGGACTGGCTGGGCGGTCCCTGGACGTCGCTTTACACGCAGGTCGTTCCCCAGTTGAAAACGATTATGTCGAGTACAGACGCCAACTCGGCCGAGTACGCACTGGCCAGTATCTGGTGGGTATATTCGTTTCACCGCTGGACAGATTACGTCGGACCTATCCCGTATTTCAAAGCGGGCGATCCGGCCACATCGGTACCCTATGACGCGCAGGACAAAATCTACGATGATTTCTTCAAACGTCTGGCCGCTGCCACGACGGTGTTGAAAGCCAAGACGACCGAAAAACCCTTTGGTGCTTTTGACTTGGTGTATGGCGGTGACGCGAACAAATGGATAAAATTTGCCAATACGCTTCGCCTGCGGTTAGCCTTACGTATCTCGAAAGTCGACCCTGCCCGTGCCAAAACAGAAGCTGAAGCGGCTGTGGCTGGTGGTGTATTGACAACCAGCCCCGACGACGATGCACTCGTTCAACGCAGTACCAAAGGTGGCGACAACAACGGTCTGGCTATCATGTCGGACTGGAACGAGTTTCGGATGAGTGCCGCTATGGAATCGGTGCTGAAAGGCTACGAAGATCCACGGTTGCCAACCTACTTTATGCCCGCTGTAAAAACCAACACCTACGAAGGGCTACGGAACGGGCTGGGTACAACGCAGCTAACTGAGACCGTCAATACGGCTGATTATAATTCGCACGTGGGGGCGCGCTGGACGTCAACCGGATTAGGAACGGCTCAAAACGTGATGGCCACGGCTGAGTCGTATTTCCTGCGTGCCGAAGGGGCGTTGAACGGCTGGGCTATGGGTGGTACGGCTAAGGATTTTTACAACAAAGGCATTGCCATGTCGATGGCCCAATGGGGTGTATCCGACGCTGCTGCTGTTACGGCTTACCAGAACAGCGCGAAAACGCCCGTTGCGCCAAACGATTTCCTGAAGTCGGCACCCTTAAGCAACATTCCGGTAGCCTGGGGCGGCACCGAAGCCATTCAGCGTGAGCAGATTGGTACCCAGAAATGGCTGGCTATTTTCCCGGATGGGTTTGAAGGCTGGGCCGAATACCGCCGGACGCGCTTTCCAAAACTATACCCCGTCGTTAGTTCGGATAACCCGGATATTCCAGCCGGTGGTGTACTGCGTCGTATCCCGATTCTGTTGGTTGAACAGCAAACCAACGCCGTTGAAGCCAAAAAAGGGGCAGCCTTATTGGGCGGACCCGACAAGGTGACTACGCCATTATGGTGGGATAAGAACTAA
- a CDS encoding SGNH/GDSL hydrolase family protein gives MKKKLLLCLLLALYTSQITLAQTPVEYVWWNPAKNDFPVIEGQAWMGKDIQNPYDRLPAVAEKNVRKEVWNLSHSSAGLMIRFRASTDQIVVRYVVSGKQALPHMPATGVSGVDLYAGNSDGDWLWAAGKYTFGDTIQYRFANLEPNDTYHQKGREYRLFLPLYNSVQWLEIGVPKGVTLTPLAVRPDKPIVVYGTSIAQGACASRPGMAWTSILGRKLDRPLINLGFSGNGRLEKEVIAYVSQVDASLYVLDCLPNLISTVGIKPDEIKSRILESVKMLRQKHAATPILLVEHAGYTDGSISPIRQQYYTEANGIMRQAFAQLKGEGVKGLYLLPKSQINLDMDAMVDGTHPTDLGMQQYADAYEKIIRTILNEPVGPFSTTKPRTQYRDAKSYDWETRHHDVMARLKAKPPRIVFMGNSITHFWGGEPKGPYVQGGDSWASVMEPLKVQNLGYGWDRIENVLWRVYHGELDGYKAEQVVLMIGTNNIFANTEAEIVAGLKFLVQAIKSRQPTADILMIAILPRRDEEKRVAALNEAITQITGELNVTFIQPAAILTKPDGKVDESLFTDGLHPNPEGYRKLVGALKPYLK, from the coding sequence ATGAAAAAAAAGTTGCTTCTCTGTTTGCTTCTGGCTTTGTACACCAGTCAGATCACCCTTGCGCAAACACCCGTCGAATACGTCTGGTGGAATCCGGCCAAAAACGATTTCCCTGTTATTGAAGGACAAGCCTGGATGGGTAAAGACATTCAGAATCCCTATGATCGCCTGCCCGCTGTAGCTGAGAAAAACGTTCGTAAAGAGGTCTGGAATCTGTCGCACAGTTCGGCGGGGCTGATGATCCGGTTTCGCGCCAGTACCGATCAGATAGTCGTCCGGTATGTTGTCAGCGGTAAGCAGGCCCTCCCCCACATGCCCGCCACGGGTGTTAGTGGTGTTGATCTGTACGCGGGCAACAGCGATGGCGACTGGCTTTGGGCTGCCGGTAAATATACCTTCGGCGATACAATCCAGTACCGATTTGCCAATCTGGAACCTAACGATACCTACCACCAGAAAGGACGTGAATACCGGTTATTTCTTCCCTTGTACAACTCCGTTCAGTGGCTCGAAATCGGCGTACCAAAAGGAGTTACGCTGACACCGCTGGCCGTTCGGCCCGATAAACCGATTGTGGTTTACGGCACATCCATAGCACAGGGGGCCTGTGCCTCCCGACCTGGTATGGCCTGGACGTCTATCCTGGGTCGCAAGCTAGATCGCCCGCTGATTAACCTGGGTTTTTCGGGCAATGGCCGACTCGAAAAAGAGGTCATTGCCTATGTCTCGCAGGTGGATGCCAGCCTGTATGTGCTTGACTGTCTGCCCAACCTGATTTCGACCGTAGGCATAAAACCCGACGAGATCAAAAGCCGCATTCTTGAATCGGTGAAAATGCTGCGGCAGAAACACGCAGCCACCCCTATTTTGCTGGTCGAACACGCGGGCTATACCGACGGTAGCATCAGTCCTATTCGGCAGCAATATTATACGGAAGCGAATGGGATCATGCGTCAGGCGTTTGCTCAACTGAAAGGTGAAGGTGTGAAGGGGCTTTACCTGTTACCTAAATCGCAAATCAATCTGGATATGGATGCGATGGTCGATGGAACGCACCCAACGGATTTAGGCATGCAGCAATATGCCGATGCCTACGAGAAAATCATTCGCACAATCCTGAATGAACCTGTTGGCCCGTTTTCGACCACGAAGCCCCGCACGCAATACCGCGACGCGAAGTCATACGACTGGGAAACCCGCCACCACGATGTTATGGCCCGTCTAAAAGCGAAACCACCCCGCATTGTGTTTATGGGCAATTCGATTACTCACTTTTGGGGCGGTGAGCCCAAAGGCCCTTATGTACAGGGGGGCGATTCCTGGGCCAGCGTGATGGAGCCGTTAAAAGTACAAAACCTGGGTTACGGCTGGGATCGAATCGAAAACGTATTGTGGCGTGTGTATCACGGCGAACTGGACGGCTACAAAGCGGAACAGGTTGTGCTGATGATCGGCACCAACAACATTTTTGCAAACACAGAAGCCGAGATTGTTGCCGGGCTTAAATTTCTGGTGCAGGCCATCAAATCCCGGCAACCCACCGCCGACATCCTGATGATCGCCATTTTGCCCCGCCGGGATGAAGAGAAACGAGTAGCGGCCCTCAACGAAGCCATAACCCAGATCACGGGCGAACTCAATGTAACGTTTATTCAACCTGCTGCTATTCTGACAAAACCCGACGGCAAAGTGGATGAGTCATTATTTACGGACGGCCTCCACCCCAACCCCGAAGGTTACCGAAAGCTGGTGGGAGCGTTGAAGCCGTATTTGAAGTGA